The Pseudomonas allokribbensis genome has a window encoding:
- a CDS encoding acyltransferase, with protein sequence MRRLLTGCFITLLLLLNTLVLFGPLMVFALLKLILPGRFRDYASWAVMWIAETWAEIDKLIFRLCIPTQWDIRGGDDLRGDTSYLVISNHQSWVDIPALIQTLNRRTPFFKFFLKKELIWVPFLGLAWWALDYPFMKRYTKAFLAKHPELAGKDLEITKAACELFKRQPVTVVNYLEGTRYTAAKSTQQQSPFSHLLKPKAGGVAFVLAAMGEQLDAILDVTVVYPQPKIPGFWDLISGNVPRVIIDIRTRELDPALWQGDYENDPVFREKIQNWVNQLWTEKDQRIAELRGERD encoded by the coding sequence ATGCGCCGCCTGCTCACCGGCTGTTTCATCACCCTGCTGTTATTGCTCAACACCCTGGTGCTGTTCGGCCCGCTGATGGTGTTCGCCCTGCTCAAGCTGATCCTGCCGGGACGCTTTCGCGATTACGCCTCGTGGGCGGTGATGTGGATTGCCGAGACCTGGGCGGAAATCGACAAACTGATCTTCCGCCTGTGCATCCCGACGCAATGGGACATCCGGGGCGGCGATGATCTGCGTGGCGACACGTCGTATCTGGTGATCAGTAACCATCAGTCCTGGGTCGATATCCCGGCGCTGATCCAGACCCTCAACCGACGCACGCCGTTCTTCAAGTTTTTCCTCAAGAAAGAGCTGATCTGGGTACCGTTCCTGGGCCTGGCCTGGTGGGCGCTGGATTACCCGTTCATGAAACGCTACACCAAGGCGTTCCTGGCGAAGCACCCGGAACTGGCCGGCAAGGATCTGGAAATCACCAAAGCGGCGTGCGAGCTGTTCAAGCGTCAGCCGGTGACGGTGGTCAACTATCTGGAAGGCACTCGCTATACCGCGGCCAAAAGCACGCAGCAACAGTCACCGTTCAGCCACCTGCTCAAGCCCAAGGCGGGCGGTGTGGCGTTTGTGCTGGCGGCGATGGGTGAACAGCTGGACGCGATTCTGGATGTGACCGTGGTTTATCCACAGCCGAAGATTCCGGGTTTCTGGGACCTGATCAGCGGGAACGTGCCGCGGGTGATCATCGATATCCGTACTCGTGAACTCGACCCGGCGCTGTGGCAAGGCGACTACGAAAACGATCCGGTGTTTCGCGAGAAGATCCAGAACTGGGTCAACCAGCTCTGGACCGAGAAAGACCAGCGTATCGCCGAACTGCGCGGCGAGCGCGACTGA
- a CDS encoding DUF2780 domain-containing protein, whose protein sequence is MKISRGFALASLMTVVASPVFAGFSLDDVTKAASSMQGGNAATAAAPTSETAGLLQAVTGLGVTPQQAVGGTSAMFGLAKNKLSGSDYSELAKSVPGLDKLSGGAGQLGALSSVLGSSGKSAGLENALGNVKSTNDLNSAFGALGMNDSMVGQFAPVILKYLGDQGVGGSLLKTLGGVWGVGG, encoded by the coding sequence CGAGCCCGGTTTTCGCAGGTTTCAGCCTGGATGACGTGACGAAGGCAGCCTCAAGCATGCAGGGCGGTAACGCGGCCACCGCCGCCGCGCCGACCTCGGAAACGGCCGGTTTGCTGCAAGCGGTCACTGGTCTGGGGGTTACGCCGCAACAAGCAGTCGGTGGCACCAGTGCAATGTTCGGCCTGGCGAAGAACAAGCTCAGCGGCAGCGATTATTCGGAACTGGCCAAAAGCGTTCCAGGGCTCGACAAACTGTCGGGTGGTGCCGGTCAGTTGGGCGCGCTGAGCAGCGTGCTCGGTTCTTCCGGCAAGTCGGCGGGGCTGGAGAATGCGCTGGGCAATGTGAAAAGTACCAATGACCTGAACAGCGCATTCGGCGCACTGGGCATGAACGACAGCATGGTCGGCCAGTTTGCTCCGGTGATCCTCAAGTACCTGGGTGACCAGGGCGTTGGCGGTTCGCTGCTGAAAACCCTCGGCGGTGTCTGGGGCGTCGGCGGTTGA